The following are from one region of the Pirellulales bacterium genome:
- a CDS encoding DegT/DnrJ/EryC1/StrS family aminotransferase, with translation MTTTLSSPPRRKPAFDEPLHVGRPNLGRVAELQRRIEKIFERRWLSNDGVAVQEFEQRVEKLAGVKHCLAVCNATVGLEIAVRAAGLLGEVIVPANTFVATAHALEWQRITPKFCDIDPVTHNLDPAAVQRSITPRTSGIIGVHLWGRPCATAELEAIAARHGLTLLYDSAHAFGCSSGGRMIGGFGLAEVFSFHATKFVNCGEGGAIVTNDDDFAQRVRQMRSFGLAGCDHVVCEGTNGKMSEFAAAVGLSSLDCM, from the coding sequence ATGACGACAACTCTTTCATCTCCGCCGCGGCGCAAGCCGGCTTTTGACGAGCCGCTCCATGTCGGCCGGCCCAATTTGGGCCGAGTGGCTGAATTGCAGCGCCGCATCGAGAAGATTTTCGAGCGGCGGTGGCTCTCGAACGACGGAGTGGCGGTGCAAGAGTTCGAGCAGCGTGTCGAAAAGCTTGCTGGCGTAAAGCACTGTCTGGCCGTCTGCAACGCCACCGTGGGCTTGGAAATCGCCGTCCGAGCCGCGGGCCTCTTGGGCGAAGTGATCGTGCCGGCCAATACGTTCGTGGCCACGGCGCATGCGCTGGAGTGGCAGCGTATCACGCCGAAGTTTTGCGATATCGACCCCGTCACGCACAATCTCGATCCGGCAGCAGTTCAGCGCTCTATCACGCCGCGGACCAGCGGCATCATTGGCGTACACTTGTGGGGAAGGCCGTGTGCGACGGCCGAGCTGGAAGCAATCGCCGCCCGGCACGGCCTCACTCTGCTGTATGACTCCGCCCATGCCTTCGGCTGCTCCAGCGGGGGCCGCATGATCGGCGGCTTCGGCCTGGCCGAGGTATTTAGTTTTCATGCCACGAAGTTCGTCAACTGCGGCGAAGGGGGAGCGATCGTCACGAACGATGACGACTTTGCACAGCGCGTACGGCAAATGCGCAGCTTCGGCCTGGCTGGCTGCGATCACGTAGTCTGCGAAGGAACCAATGGCAAGATGAGCGAGTTCGCCGCAGCGGTCGGCCTGTCGTCGCTCGACTGCATG